A genomic region of Salvelinus namaycush isolate Seneca chromosome 7, SaNama_1.0, whole genome shotgun sequence contains the following coding sequences:
- the LOC120051345 gene encoding zinc finger protein 708-like — MSSLNSRTIFETETTSIMAFIVETAVAEISQLFLDNESIVAPIQSNLGKKKQVGTIMHLLTKEAVRKICRLFLEVSAAVQNENEKLKIKVEQMDKDLKAMVEKGEGREEPKRPTHILHNGKIFKIKPVDLPMMPVNNVKTNTVASALLSIGDVSQVNTAIVREETTARNTGSSTDPVKERSEVKSGTKTSVIEGAAEAYSKPTETSSLLLSVGDSRGLNTKPSFRDTESKGEPMRAAVPEETGSGKGSHAKETSSRTANGIESTENSHGIQQSISKLRKPFKCDICEKTFHANCLLKRHIAVHNKPKGPFKCDICAKTFRLNCMLTQHMQTHSKEKPFSCKVCGKKFRSKTNLKSHEFVHAEVKPFTCLTCGRGFASKYMLDVHQRVHTGEKPYSCTTCGKNFSISQNLKTHIRSVHTERTERPHPCSHCDKTFWRPVELQEHQVVHTGEKPFRCEICEATFSFKENLTRHHRIHTKKRPHTCEACGKTFIQSTNLKAHMLVHGALKPFMCDVCGKTYLYNYQLRIHKLSHVADGEGHSRTRKNKANQQKQTDQPKPFSCEICLKGFSSIGSLKTHGRIHTGENIYTCSTCGKTFLHKVTFDYHQKLHTGEKPNACGCCGKRFITKQSLKIHELIHTGEKPHKCSDCGKTFGFIGNLKRHERVHTGEKPFSCDVCGTRFRQANHVKTHMQVHTGVRPYSCKRCGKGFSDSRHFKKHNCVSS; from the exons ATGTCTAGTCTTAACAGTCGCACTATTTTTGAGACAGAAACAACATCGATTATGGCTTTTATCGTTGAGACGGCAGTAGCAGAAATTAGCCAACTGTTTTTGGACAACGAATCAATCGTGGCGCCAATACAAAGTAACCTGGGAAAAAAG AAACAGGTTGGCACCATTATGCACCTGTTGACAAAGGAGGCTGTTCGTAAAATCTGTAGACTATTCCTAGAGGTCTCTGCGGCTGTACAAAATGAAAATGAGAAACTGAAGATCAAGGTGGAGCAGATGGATAAAGATCTGAAGGCGATGGTTGAGAAGGGTGAGGGGCGAGAAGAACCGAAAAGACCAACCCATATTCTGCACAATGGAAAGATCTTTAAAATTAAGCCAGTTG ATCTCCCAATGATGCCTGTTAACAATGTGAAGACAAACACAGTGGCCTCAGCGTTGCTCAGCATTGGAGATGTCAGTCAAGTAAACACTGCCATTGTACGGGAAGAG ACTACTGCGAGAAATACAGGCTCTAGCACTGACCCTGTGAAGGAGAGGAGTGAGGTGAAATCAGGAACTAAAACGTCAGTCATTGAAG GTGCTGCAGAGGCTTACAGTAAACCGACAGAgacttcttctcttcttctctctgtgggAGACTCACGTGGACTGAATACAAAGCCCTCATTTAGAGACACTGAATCCAAGGGTGAACCTATGAGAGCTGCTGTTCCAGAGGAAACGGGCAGCGGGAAAGGCAGTCATGCAAAAGAAACAAGCAGCCGTACTGCTAATGGCATTGAATCCACAGAAAACAGCCACGGAATACAGCAGAGCATTTCCAAGCTGAGGAAACCCTTCAAGTGTGACATATGTGAGAAGACCTTCCACGCGAACTGTCTGTTGAAACGCCATATAGCAGTTCACAATAAACCGAAGGGGCCCTTTAAGTGTGACATTTGTGCGAAAACCTTCCGTCTGAACTGTATGCTGACTCAACACATGCAAACTCACTCAAAAGAGAAACCTTTCAGTTGCAAAGTTTGCGGAAAGAAATTCCGTAGTAAGACAAATCTGAAATCACATGAGTTTGTTCATGCAGAGGTGAAACCGTTCACCTGCCTCACTTGTGGACGAGGTTTTGCATCAAAGTATATGCTTGACGTACACCAGCGAGTTCACACAGGTGAAAAACCATACAGCTGTACTACATGTGGAAAGAATTTCAGTATATCTCAAAACCTGAAAACGCATATTAGATCTGTACATACAGAACGTACAGAACGCCCACACCCATGCTCCCACTGTGACAAGACCTTCTGGCGTCCTGTCGAATTGCAGGAGCACCAGGTagttcacacaggggagaagccatttAGATGTGAAATATGTGAAGCTACTTTCAGCTTTAAGGAGAACCTTACGAGACACCATCGAATTCACACGAAGAAGAGGCCGCACACATGTGAGGCGTGTGGAAAGACATTCATTCAGTCCACCAACTTAAAAGCTCACATGCTAGTTCATGGGGCATTAAAACCATTTATGTGTGACGTTTGTGGAAAGACTTACCTTTACAATTATCAACTTAGAATTCACAAGCTATCACACGTGGCTGATGGAGAGGGGCACTCAAGAACCAGAAAGAACAAGGCCAACCAACAAAAACAAACCGATCAACCAAAACCCTTCAGCTGTGAGATATGTTTGAAGGGCTTCAGCTCCATCGGTTCTCTGAAAACACATGGAAGAATTCACACAGGAGAAAACATATACACTTGTTCCACATGCGGAAAGACTTTTCTCCATAAAGTTACTTTTGACTATCACCAGAAattacacactggagagaagcccaatgcttgtggttgttgtggaaagAGATTTATTACAAAACAATCTCTTAAGATACATGAGCTGATCCATACAGGTGAGAAACCACACAAGTGCAGTGATTGTGGGAAGACTTTCGGATTTATCGGTAATCTCAAAAGACATGAGCGAGTCCACACGGGAGAGAAGCCTTTCAGCTGTGATGTCTGTGGGACACGATTCAGACAAGCCAATCATGTCAAAACCCACATGCAAGTGCACACAGGAGTCAGGCCATACTCCTGCAAGAGATGTGGAAAAGGCTTTTCTGATTCAAGACACTTCAAAAAGCACAACTGCGTCAGTAGCTAA